The Brachionichthys hirsutus isolate HB-005 chromosome 3, CSIRO-AGI_Bhir_v1, whole genome shotgun sequence genome has a window encoding:
- the mboat1 gene encoding lysophospholipid acyltransferase 1 — protein MGERSDTVSNTTGSRWLLPVSERLGVPLDQVNFLACQLLALAAAFWFRLYLSPGHASPLIRHAVATLLGVALLIFCFGWYSAHILVVVGLSYLIVVQADCNNVHKYCMVTAMGYLTVCQVSRVFIFNYGILSTDFSGPLMMVTQKITTLAFQLHDGFCKKSEQLTLEQRRLAIYVRPPLIEYLSYNLNFLSVLVGPCSNFNDYVDFIEGRHISRRLKQHVGISNGLNGCDKAPDPSPLGAVCRKLLVCCGCMLFFLIVTRSLAINYNVDPHFVNHASFLTRLTYAFFSIQAARPKFYFAWTLADAVNNAAGYGFLGIDESGKPSWDLISNVSILGIETATSFKTFIDNWNIQTGVWLKMVCYDRAPKHRLALTFILSALWHGVFPGYYFTFITAIPISIAAQAVRKSVRHYFLVFRGLKLAYDILTWGATQLAICYTVMPFLLLAVEPTLVYYRSMYYHVHIISILAVIVLHQKHKPREAFATSKSFVSSSGSARCQPVYSNNNDKMD, from the exons ACTGGATCCAGGTGGCTGCTGCCTGTCAGTGAGCGGCTGGGCGTTCCCCTCGATCAG GTGAATTTTTTGGCGTGCCAGCTGCTTGCCTTGGCTGCAGCCTTCTGGTTTCGTCTCTACCTCAGTCCAGGCCACGCCAGCCCCCTGATCAGGCATGCTGTCGCCACGCTCCTGGGCGTTGCTCTTCTCATCTTCTGCTTTGGATG GTACTCGGCTCACATCctagtggtggtgggtttaaGCTATCTGATCGTTGTCCAAGCAGACTGCAACAATGTACACAA GTATTGCATGGTGACAGCTATGGGCTACTTGACAGTGTGCCAAGTGAGCAGAGTCTTCATCTTTAACTATGGGATACTGTCCACTGACTTCTCTGG GCCACTGATGATGGTGACCCAGAAGATCACAACACTGGCCTTTCAGCTTCATGATG GTTTTTGTAAGAAATCTGAACAGCTGACCCTGGAGCAGAGGCGTCTGGCTATATA TGTGAGGCCCCCTCTCATTGAGTACCTGAGTTACAATCTGAACTTCCTGAGTGTCTTGGTGGGACCGTGCAGTAACTTTAACGACTACGTTGACTTTATAGAAGGGCGGCACATCAGCAGGAGGCTGAAGCAGCACGTTGGGATATCTAATGGGCTAAACGGCTGTGATAAGGCTCCAGACCCCTCCCCTCTG GGTGCTGTCTGCAGAAAACTGTTGGTCTGCTGTGGCTGcatgctcttcttcctcatcgtAACTCGGTCCTTGGCAATAAACTACAATGTAGACCCCCACTTTGTCAACCATGCCTCCTTCCTCACCAGGCTCACCTATGCCTTCTTCTCCATACAAGCCGCAAGGCCCAAATTCTATTTTGCCTGGACACTAG CTGATGCAGTCAACAATGCTGCCGGTTATGGATTCCTGGGGATTGATGAAAGTGGAAAGCCTTCTTGGGACCTCATCTCCAATGTCAGCATTTTGGGGATTGAG aCTGCAACCAGCTTCAAGACATTTATTGACAACTGGAATATTCAAACAGGAGTTTGGCTCAAAAT GGTGTGCTATGACCGAGCCCCCAAGCACAGGCTGGCGTTGACCTTCATCCTGTCTGCCCTGTGGCATGGTGTTTTTCCAGGGTACTATTTCACCTTCATCACTGCCATTCCCATCTCCATTGCAGCACAAGCT GTACGGAAGTCTGTTCGCCACTACTTCCTGGTCTTCAGAGGCTTGAAGCTCGCTTATGACATCTTAACGTGGGGAGCCACCCAGCTTGCCATCTGCTACACAGTCATGCCTTTCTTACTTCTTGCAGTGGAGCCCACCTTGGTTTATTACAG GTCTATGTACTACCATGTGCACATCATTAGCATTCTCGCTGTGATCGTCCTGCATCAGAAACACAAACCCAGGGAAGCCTTTGCCACGTCTAAATCGTTTGTTTCGTCTTCGGGATCAGCCCGGTGCCAGCCTGTTTACTCCAACAACAATGATAAAATGGACTGA